A genomic segment from Daphnia carinata strain CSIRO-1 chromosome 1, CSIRO_AGI_Dcar_HiC_V3, whole genome shotgun sequence encodes:
- the LOC130692242 gene encoding NADPH oxidase 5-like isoform X2 codes for MDATQEIDLSGHTNRAFQQSQTELSESPRLEFQQASGVNWLTQAQQRQQALTGLQSVLKRSIQDQSPNITAGNFCSLFSQENVLQLVFRLFDHESEGRLVQLDFVDSLKEKLREKPKGTEFVDLLDTLWYMFLKQADIDFETFCHVFKSRGVLPKLFSLIDTYKAGQVSIEDVMAFFTDLTLYREDGVERLKPGFADELFRSIVKDDSREMSFQEFKKLIPSKNKFFAERIFGIFNKDGSSSISMAEFREGLEQFCGQTDEDKVRCLFQIYDEDGDGLIKLHELKAVLKACIEENGMKFSEMQVEQLALALYEDAQDCSEELDNRSENGLTYTELKAQMAKHPGLLENLSISMDRFILPAKKPPPPRLTFKSISSYIKNNGAYIIFVAIYALINICLFVSRAIQFKDTNIFYILARAGGQALNFNCAFILVLMLRQVITLLRQIGCASFLPLDQHVYLHKACGIVIVFYSVLHTVMHLINFPLNIAGTLVSPATGRNHTAAEWLFTTNPGMFGLYPGIANITGWLLCIVLAIMGVCSLPSVRKGGYFEVFYWSHLLYVPFWILVILHGPRFWYWFIVPGSIFIILKIRSGIYRHSNEKGQTTVSSAVLLPSGVTHLVIKKPPGFHFNPGDYLYLKVPAITKTEWHPFTISSAPELPDYLWLHIRCAGGWTNKLHEFFEKEQARQNLYENIGHAPQLNNVSNSSTLTRNLSANATFAYNINPTVDSPSLRTQSLPADNSLTNAQTRSPQGSAKQAAHHYIRSGPADVSISIPANGRNVPLDSTKVSLSPQALSGPKAISSATSNSTLNEEEKGKKIVKRRLPKIGEAGRIYYPLPVFIDGPYGAPSSHIFRAERAVLIAAGIGVTPFASILHSIMHRYYAILQQCPNCQHSWAPQMPDSIMNLRKVDFFWINRDQRSFEWFVDMLSQLEMEQTDVGGVLDRFLNLHMYITSALKKTDMKAVGLQMAFDLLYAKEKRDLVTGLKTRTNAGRPNWDKVFQKILDEDKGKVTVFYCGPPQLAKELTKKCNDFGFDFRKEIF; via the exons ATGGATGCGACCCAAGAAATCGATCTCTCGGGCCATACCAATCGCGCTTTTCAGCAATCGCAGACGGAATTAAGCGAGTCTCCGAGGCTAGAGTTCCAACAAGCGAGCGGAGTGAATTGGCTGACACAAGCTCAACAACGACAGCAAGCTCTGACTGGACTTCAGTCTGTCCTCAAAAGAAGCATTCAAGACCAATCACCTAACATCACCGCGGGCAACTTCTGTAGTCTCTTTTCGCAAGAG AATGTGTTGCAACTGGTGTTTAGATTGTTTGATCACGAATCCGAAGGTCGACTGGTTCAGCTCGATTTCGTCGATTCTCTCAAAGAGAAACTTCG CGAAAAACCGAAAGGGACTGAATTTGTTGACCTTTTGGATACCTTGTGGTACATGTTTCTTAAACAGGCAGACATCGATTTCGAGACCTTTTGTCACGTTTTCAAGTCCCGAGGG gTGTTGCCTAAACTTTTCAGTTTAATCGACACATACAAGGCGGGTCAGGTTTCAATAGAAGATGTGATGGCCTTCTTCACCGATTTGACTCTATACAG GGAGGACGGCGTTGAAAGGTTAAAGCCCGGATTTGCTGATGAATTATTTCGATCCATCGTAAAAGACGACTCTCGAGAAATGAGTTTCCAAGAGTTCAAGAAGCTCATTCCGTCTAAAAAC AAATTTTTCGCCGAACGcatttttggcattttcaATAAAGACGGCTCCAGCAGCATTTCAATGGCCGAATTCCGCGAGGGCCTTGAGCAATTTTGCGGACAAACGGATGAAGACAAAGTCCGATGCCTTTTCCAGATTTACGATGAGGATG GGGACGGTTTGATCAAACTGCACGAGCTCAAAGCCGTTTTAAAAGCGTGCATTGAAGAGAACGGAATGAAATTCAGTGAGATGCAAGTGGAACAACTCGCTTTGGCTCTCTACGAGGATGCCCAGGATTGCAGCGAAGAGCTCGACAATCGCTCAGAAAATGGTCTTACCTACACCGAGTTAAAAGCTCAAATGGCTAAACATCCTGGCTTACTAGAGAACCTTTCCATCAG CATGGACCGGTTTATACTACCTGCTAAGAAACCTCCTCCACCTCGTCTAACTTTCAAATCCATTTCTTCTTATATAAAGAACAATGGAGCCTACATTATCTTTGTCGCTATTTATGCGCTCATCAATATCTGTTTATTCGTCAGCCGAGCCATCCAATTTAAAGACACAAACATCTTCTATATTTTGGCTAGGGCTGGTG GACAGGCGTTGAACTTCAATTGTGCCTTCATTTTGGTGCTGATGCTTCGTCAGGTCATCACCTTGTTGAGACAAATCGGTTGTGCCAGTTTTCTACCACTCGACCAGCACGTCTATTTACACAAAGCATGTGGTATCGTCATCGTATTTTACAGCGTTCTCCACACAGTGATGCATCTCATCAATTTCC ctTTGAATATTGCCGGAACTCTTGTCTCTCCAGCAACAGGAAGAAATCACACTGCTGCTG AATGGCTGTTTACCACAAACCCTGGAATGTTTGGGCTTTATCCGGGCATAGCTAACATAACCGGATGGCTGCTTTGCATTGTTTTGGCGATCATGGGTGTATGCTCTCTTCCGTCTGTACGTAAAGGCGGTTATTTTGAg GTGTTTTACTGGAGTCATTTGCTTTACGTACCTTTCTGGATTCTCGTGATTCTGCACGGCCCTAGATTttggtattggtttatcgtgCCAGGCTCCATTTTCATCATCCTGAAGATCCGCAGCGGAATTTATCGTCACTCTAACGAAAAAGGTCAGACGACCGTCTCTTCGGCCGTTCTGTTGCCATCTGGCGTTACTCACTTAGTGATTAAAAAACCACCGGGTTTTCATTTCAATCCTGGAGACTACCTCTATCTTAAAGTTCCAGCAATCACTAAAACCGAATGGCATCCGTTTACCATCAGTAGTGCACCTGAACTTCCAG ATTACTTATGGCTACATATTCGCTGTGCTGGAGGCTGGACGAATAAGCTTCACGAATTTTTCGAGAAAGAGCAGGCTAGGCAAAATCTTTACGAAAATATCGGCCACGCTCCACAATTGAATAACGTCTCTAACTCTTCCACGTTAACAAGAAATCTATCTGCCAACGCCACGTTTGCTTACAATATCAATCCAACGGTAGACTCGCCATCGTTACG GACACAATCATTGCCAGCAGATAATAGTTTGACTAATGCGCAAACAAGATCTCCTCAAGGTTCCGCTAAGCAAGCAGCCCATCATTACATACGCAGTGGACCTGCTGACGTCAGTATATCCATACCAGCCAATGGCAGAAATGTCCCCTTGGATTCGACCAAAGTGAGTTTGTCACCTCAAGCTTTGTCTGGTCCCAAAGCCATTTCGAGTGCAACAAGCAATTCAACGTTGAACGAGGaagagaaaggcaaaaaaattgtgaaaagaCGTCTGCCCAAAATTGGGGAAGCCGGTCGTATCTATTATCCATTACCG GTATTTATTGATGGACCATATGGAGCACCCTCCAGTCACATCTTCCGTGCCGAACGGGCCGTTCTGATTGCCGCTGGTATTGGAGTGACACCTTTCGCTAGCATTTTGCATTCAATCATGCATCGTTATTATGCCATTCTGCAACAATGTCCCAATTGCCAACACTCGTGGGCGCCACAGATGCCCGATTCCATTATGAATCTTAGAAAG GTCGATTTCTTCTGGATCAACCGTGACCAACGTAGTTTCGAGTGGTTTGTTGACATGTTATCGCAATTGGAGATGGAACAGACAGATGTTGGGGGCGTACTCGATCGTTTCCTCAATTTACACATGTACATCACAAGCGCGCTGAAAAAGACTGACATGAAAGCTGTTGGATTGCAAATGGCCTTTGATTTGCTCTACGCTAAG GAAAAACGGGATTTGGTGACCGGATTGAAAACTCGCACGAACGCTGGCAGACCGAATTGGGataaagtttttcaaaaaattcttgaCGAAGATAAAGGGAAGGTAACCGTATTCTATTGTGGTCCTCCTCAGTTGGCCAAAGAACTGACTAAGAAATGCAATGACTTTGGCTTCGATTTCCGCAAGGAAATCTTCTAA
- the LOC130692242 gene encoding NADPH oxidase 5-like isoform X1, whose translation MDATQEIDLSGHTNRAFQQSQTELSESPRLEFQQASGVNWLTQAQQRQQALTGLQSVLKRSIQDQSPNITAGNFCSLFSQENVLQLVFRLFDHESEGRLVQLDFVDSLKEKLREKPKGTEFVDLLDTLWYMFLKQADIDFETFCHVFKSRGVLPKLFSLIDTYKAGQVSIEDVMAFFTDLTLYRREDGVERLKPGFADELFRSIVKDDSREMSFQEFKKLIPSKNKFFAERIFGIFNKDGSSSISMAEFREGLEQFCGQTDEDKVRCLFQIYDEDGDGLIKLHELKAVLKACIEENGMKFSEMQVEQLALALYEDAQDCSEELDNRSENGLTYTELKAQMAKHPGLLENLSISMDRFILPAKKPPPPRLTFKSISSYIKNNGAYIIFVAIYALINICLFVSRAIQFKDTNIFYILARAGGQALNFNCAFILVLMLRQVITLLRQIGCASFLPLDQHVYLHKACGIVIVFYSVLHTVMHLINFPLNIAGTLVSPATGRNHTAAEWLFTTNPGMFGLYPGIANITGWLLCIVLAIMGVCSLPSVRKGGYFEVFYWSHLLYVPFWILVILHGPRFWYWFIVPGSIFIILKIRSGIYRHSNEKGQTTVSSAVLLPSGVTHLVIKKPPGFHFNPGDYLYLKVPAITKTEWHPFTISSAPELPDYLWLHIRCAGGWTNKLHEFFEKEQARQNLYENIGHAPQLNNVSNSSTLTRNLSANATFAYNINPTVDSPSLRTQSLPADNSLTNAQTRSPQGSAKQAAHHYIRSGPADVSISIPANGRNVPLDSTKVSLSPQALSGPKAISSATSNSTLNEEEKGKKIVKRRLPKIGEAGRIYYPLPVFIDGPYGAPSSHIFRAERAVLIAAGIGVTPFASILHSIMHRYYAILQQCPNCQHSWAPQMPDSIMNLRKVDFFWINRDQRSFEWFVDMLSQLEMEQTDVGGVLDRFLNLHMYITSALKKTDMKAVGLQMAFDLLYAKEKRDLVTGLKTRTNAGRPNWDKVFQKILDEDKGKVTVFYCGPPQLAKELTKKCNDFGFDFRKEIF comes from the exons ATGGATGCGACCCAAGAAATCGATCTCTCGGGCCATACCAATCGCGCTTTTCAGCAATCGCAGACGGAATTAAGCGAGTCTCCGAGGCTAGAGTTCCAACAAGCGAGCGGAGTGAATTGGCTGACACAAGCTCAACAACGACAGCAAGCTCTGACTGGACTTCAGTCTGTCCTCAAAAGAAGCATTCAAGACCAATCACCTAACATCACCGCGGGCAACTTCTGTAGTCTCTTTTCGCAAGAG AATGTGTTGCAACTGGTGTTTAGATTGTTTGATCACGAATCCGAAGGTCGACTGGTTCAGCTCGATTTCGTCGATTCTCTCAAAGAGAAACTTCG CGAAAAACCGAAAGGGACTGAATTTGTTGACCTTTTGGATACCTTGTGGTACATGTTTCTTAAACAGGCAGACATCGATTTCGAGACCTTTTGTCACGTTTTCAAGTCCCGAGGG gTGTTGCCTAAACTTTTCAGTTTAATCGACACATACAAGGCGGGTCAGGTTTCAATAGAAGATGTGATGGCCTTCTTCACCGATTTGACTCTATACAG AAGGGAGGACGGCGTTGAAAGGTTAAAGCCCGGATTTGCTGATGAATTATTTCGATCCATCGTAAAAGACGACTCTCGAGAAATGAGTTTCCAAGAGTTCAAGAAGCTCATTCCGTCTAAAAAC AAATTTTTCGCCGAACGcatttttggcattttcaATAAAGACGGCTCCAGCAGCATTTCAATGGCCGAATTCCGCGAGGGCCTTGAGCAATTTTGCGGACAAACGGATGAAGACAAAGTCCGATGCCTTTTCCAGATTTACGATGAGGATG GGGACGGTTTGATCAAACTGCACGAGCTCAAAGCCGTTTTAAAAGCGTGCATTGAAGAGAACGGAATGAAATTCAGTGAGATGCAAGTGGAACAACTCGCTTTGGCTCTCTACGAGGATGCCCAGGATTGCAGCGAAGAGCTCGACAATCGCTCAGAAAATGGTCTTACCTACACCGAGTTAAAAGCTCAAATGGCTAAACATCCTGGCTTACTAGAGAACCTTTCCATCAG CATGGACCGGTTTATACTACCTGCTAAGAAACCTCCTCCACCTCGTCTAACTTTCAAATCCATTTCTTCTTATATAAAGAACAATGGAGCCTACATTATCTTTGTCGCTATTTATGCGCTCATCAATATCTGTTTATTCGTCAGCCGAGCCATCCAATTTAAAGACACAAACATCTTCTATATTTTGGCTAGGGCTGGTG GACAGGCGTTGAACTTCAATTGTGCCTTCATTTTGGTGCTGATGCTTCGTCAGGTCATCACCTTGTTGAGACAAATCGGTTGTGCCAGTTTTCTACCACTCGACCAGCACGTCTATTTACACAAAGCATGTGGTATCGTCATCGTATTTTACAGCGTTCTCCACACAGTGATGCATCTCATCAATTTCC ctTTGAATATTGCCGGAACTCTTGTCTCTCCAGCAACAGGAAGAAATCACACTGCTGCTG AATGGCTGTTTACCACAAACCCTGGAATGTTTGGGCTTTATCCGGGCATAGCTAACATAACCGGATGGCTGCTTTGCATTGTTTTGGCGATCATGGGTGTATGCTCTCTTCCGTCTGTACGTAAAGGCGGTTATTTTGAg GTGTTTTACTGGAGTCATTTGCTTTACGTACCTTTCTGGATTCTCGTGATTCTGCACGGCCCTAGATTttggtattggtttatcgtgCCAGGCTCCATTTTCATCATCCTGAAGATCCGCAGCGGAATTTATCGTCACTCTAACGAAAAAGGTCAGACGACCGTCTCTTCGGCCGTTCTGTTGCCATCTGGCGTTACTCACTTAGTGATTAAAAAACCACCGGGTTTTCATTTCAATCCTGGAGACTACCTCTATCTTAAAGTTCCAGCAATCACTAAAACCGAATGGCATCCGTTTACCATCAGTAGTGCACCTGAACTTCCAG ATTACTTATGGCTACATATTCGCTGTGCTGGAGGCTGGACGAATAAGCTTCACGAATTTTTCGAGAAAGAGCAGGCTAGGCAAAATCTTTACGAAAATATCGGCCACGCTCCACAATTGAATAACGTCTCTAACTCTTCCACGTTAACAAGAAATCTATCTGCCAACGCCACGTTTGCTTACAATATCAATCCAACGGTAGACTCGCCATCGTTACG GACACAATCATTGCCAGCAGATAATAGTTTGACTAATGCGCAAACAAGATCTCCTCAAGGTTCCGCTAAGCAAGCAGCCCATCATTACATACGCAGTGGACCTGCTGACGTCAGTATATCCATACCAGCCAATGGCAGAAATGTCCCCTTGGATTCGACCAAAGTGAGTTTGTCACCTCAAGCTTTGTCTGGTCCCAAAGCCATTTCGAGTGCAACAAGCAATTCAACGTTGAACGAGGaagagaaaggcaaaaaaattgtgaaaagaCGTCTGCCCAAAATTGGGGAAGCCGGTCGTATCTATTATCCATTACCG GTATTTATTGATGGACCATATGGAGCACCCTCCAGTCACATCTTCCGTGCCGAACGGGCCGTTCTGATTGCCGCTGGTATTGGAGTGACACCTTTCGCTAGCATTTTGCATTCAATCATGCATCGTTATTATGCCATTCTGCAACAATGTCCCAATTGCCAACACTCGTGGGCGCCACAGATGCCCGATTCCATTATGAATCTTAGAAAG GTCGATTTCTTCTGGATCAACCGTGACCAACGTAGTTTCGAGTGGTTTGTTGACATGTTATCGCAATTGGAGATGGAACAGACAGATGTTGGGGGCGTACTCGATCGTTTCCTCAATTTACACATGTACATCACAAGCGCGCTGAAAAAGACTGACATGAAAGCTGTTGGATTGCAAATGGCCTTTGATTTGCTCTACGCTAAG GAAAAACGGGATTTGGTGACCGGATTGAAAACTCGCACGAACGCTGGCAGACCGAATTGGGataaagtttttcaaaaaattcttgaCGAAGATAAAGGGAAGGTAACCGTATTCTATTGTGGTCCTCCTCAGTTGGCCAAAGAACTGACTAAGAAATGCAATGACTTTGGCTTCGATTTCCGCAAGGAAATCTTCTAA